The Nitrospirota bacterium nucleotide sequence ATAAACCTCTTGAAAGGCCGCGTCCTTATTCTTTTTCCCAAAAGGAATATTACTAATAGGTTGGTAGCGAAATATCGCCCTATGAGATGGTATAAAGAAGCACTTTACCCCCTGTTGCGCAGCAATTTGAATTTGGTACTGTGGAGAATTGTTATTGGGTATCTGAAGATTTGCTCTTTGACCTCCGTCATATTGGAGGTATCCAATAATATTATTGTTACTTTTATTTTCACCATTAAAAAGTCTTGAAAGAAAAGAAAAAACACCGGATGATTTATCCTTTTTAGGTGTTGAAAGAGATTGAACATTCCAATTATTATGCCGAGCAAGAATGTTACTTAATATCGTTGTTTTACCGCTACCATTAGCACCAGTTAAAACTGTTAGTCTATTGTGAAAGTCAATTTCAATAGTTTGAAATTGTTGCCACTCATTAATGGTCAATTTTTCAAAATTCATTTTCTATTCAATCCTCTTTTATGTATAACAAGTTAGTATGTGATTTTTTCAGATAATACCAGTTCAGGATTGTAAATTACAATTTATATTGCTATGGGGGATTTTATTTCGTATAAAATACCCAAAACATGCTGGATAACACCATGTTTGTAATGCTATCTATCATGTTGGATAACAAGAAATGTCAAAGAGGCCTGAGCACTTTCTGTTTGTTTTATGCAAAGGTTAATCTGCCTTTAGGTTTGGGGATTGGGCGTCCGAGTTCTTTTGCTGTCTCTATCCATTCTTGAATAACAACTTCAACATTAGATAATGCCTCCTGATA carries:
- a CDS encoding type II toxin-antitoxin system HicB family antitoxin is translated as MRKYEVIIYWSEEDKAFVAEVPELPGCAADGATYQEALSNVEVVIQEWIETAKELGRPIPKPKGRLTFA